The Caloramator mitchellensis DNA segment GTCCACATCTTCTAATTTTTCAACCTCTTCAGGGGCAACCTGAACATAGCATCCTACTGCAACTACACAGGATTCTGGATTAATCCTCTTCGCCCTTCTAAGCATTTGTCTTGATTTTTTATCTCCTATATTTGTAACAGTGCATGTGTTAACAACATAAACATCAGCAAATTCATCAAATTCTACAAGCTCATAATCGTGTTTTATAAAGGTTTCTGCTATTGCTTCTGTTTCATATGTATTAACTCTGCACCCTAATGTATAAAATGCTACTTTTTTCATCTAGCTCCTCCTAAATCTCCAAATTCATATAGTATTAAAGCTGATGCAACAAATCCCGCTGTTTCTGTTCTAAGTATTCTTGGTCCTAATGTAACTGGAATAATTCCATTTACTTTACAAATCTCAATCTCTTCCTCTTCAAATCCGCCTTCGGGTCCTATAAGTATTCCTACGTTCTTTACATCATTTCTGCTTGTTAAACTTTTTATTCCATTCCCCTCTTCATTTTCGTAGGGAACAATGCTCAAATCCATGTTTTTTAATCTTTCTATTGTTTCTTCAAAGGATATGGGATTTAAAACCTTTGGAACAATTCCCCTATCGCTCTGCTTTGCAGCTTCGTAGGATATTCTATTCCATCTTTCTATTTTATTGCTTATATCCCTATCCTCCGTTTTAACTACAACTCGTTTAGTTATAACCGGAACAATTTCTACAACCCCAATTTCAACGCACTTTTGAACTATCAAATCCATTTTTTGAGCCTTTGGCATCCCTTGAAACAGCGTTATTTTTAATGGAGGTTCAGTTT contains these protein-coding regions:
- a CDS encoding 16S rRNA (uracil(1498)-N(3))-methyltransferase, encoding MHKFFVKSNNINGNKINIEGEDVNHILKVLRLRKGEKIQVSDGEGNEYICEIDANDKKTVYCNVLESYRNETEPPLKITLFQGMPKAQKMDLIVQKCVEIGVVEIVPVITKRVVVKTEDRDISNKIERWNRISYEAAKQSDRGIVPKVLNPISFEETIERLKNMDLSIVPYENEEGNGIKSLTSRNDVKNVGILIGPEGGFEEEEIEICKVNGIIPVTLGPRILRTETAGFVASALILYEFGDLGGAR